The Bubalus bubalis isolate 160015118507 breed Murrah chromosome 18, NDDB_SH_1, whole genome shotgun sequence genome contains a region encoding:
- the LOC102396420 gene encoding F-box only protein 27-like isoform X1 produces the protein MQAAAAAGPDEETMGASTSWGLPARVPAPHREPQEAPGPNQLPIEMLRKVLSYLPPSTLLRHCRPVCRRWRDVVDGWDLWRSILPWKHPDLWPVISTCLPPADDPGPCILGRFCERRPIGRKLTANPPGKDLWNCMVLSGSDSSEEEEDLGARLKTPGEMSYSPAYRCWYKGEILDLEEEGLWRELLDSGKIWISVCRRWTEQQGSDRMYQLVVKLLDANYAILHYFFHKRFPVRPRTGSFSFRIMHAFTNIKKGVRFVLFDHSVEGYDSWPEQCGVCRPQSSVIVRIRP, from the exons ATGCAGG cagcagcagccgcggGGCCTGACGAGGAGACCATGGGCGCCTCAACCTCCTGGGGCCTGCCCGCCCGCGTCCCAGCTCCGCACCGCGAGCCACAGGAGGCTCCAGGCCCGAACCAACTGCCCATCGAGATGCTCCGGAAGGTGCTGAGCTACCTGCCTCCAAGCACGCTGCTCCGGCACTGCCGCCCGGTGTGCCGGCGCTGGCGAGACGTGGTGGACGGCTGGGACCTGTGGCGGAGCATCCTGCCTTGGAAACACCCCGACCTTTGGCCCGTCATCAGCACCTGCCTGCCCCCTGCTGACGACCCCGGGCCCTGCATCCTGGGCCGCTTCTGCGAGCGCAGACCCATAGGACGCAAGCTCACCGCGAACCCCCCGGGCAAAG ACCTCTGGAACTGTATGGTGCTGAGTGGTAGCGATAgctcagaggaagaggaagacttGGGGGCCAGGCTGAAGACTCCTGGGGAGATGAGCTACAGTCCTGCCTACAG GTGTTGGTACAAAGGAGAAATTTTggacctggaggaggagggtCTGTGGCGGGAACTCCTGGATAGTGGAAAGATTTGGATTTCTGTCTGTCGCCG CTGGACAGAACAACAAGGCAGTGACCGGATGTATCAGCTAGTCGTCAAGCTTCTAGATGCCAACTATGCCATCTTGCATTATTTCTTCCATAAACGTTTTCCCGTCCGGCCACGGACAGGCAGTTTCTCCTTTCGG ATCATGCATGCGTTCACCAACATCAAGAAGGGCGTCCGCTTTGTGTTGTTTGACCACAGTGTCGAGGGCTATGATTCGTGGCCTGAGCAGTGTGGAGTCTGCAGGCCCCAATCCAGTGTCATTGTACGGATCCGTCCCTAG
- the LOC102396420 gene encoding F-box only protein 27-like isoform X3 — protein sequence MQAAAAAGPDEETMGASTSWGLPARVPAPHREPQEAPGPNQLPIEMLRKVLSYLPPSTLLRHCRPVCRRWRDVVDGWDLWRSILPWKHPDLWPVISTCLPPADDPGPCILGRFCERRPIGRKLTANPPGKDLWNCMVLSGSDSSEEEEDLGARLKTPGEMSYSPAYRCWYKGEILDLEEEGLWRELLDSGKIWISVCRRSCMRSPTSRRASALCCLTTVSRAMIRGLSSVESAGPNPVSLYGSVPRLSL from the exons ATGCAGG cagcagcagccgcggGGCCTGACGAGGAGACCATGGGCGCCTCAACCTCCTGGGGCCTGCCCGCCCGCGTCCCAGCTCCGCACCGCGAGCCACAGGAGGCTCCAGGCCCGAACCAACTGCCCATCGAGATGCTCCGGAAGGTGCTGAGCTACCTGCCTCCAAGCACGCTGCTCCGGCACTGCCGCCCGGTGTGCCGGCGCTGGCGAGACGTGGTGGACGGCTGGGACCTGTGGCGGAGCATCCTGCCTTGGAAACACCCCGACCTTTGGCCCGTCATCAGCACCTGCCTGCCCCCTGCTGACGACCCCGGGCCCTGCATCCTGGGCCGCTTCTGCGAGCGCAGACCCATAGGACGCAAGCTCACCGCGAACCCCCCGGGCAAAG ACCTCTGGAACTGTATGGTGCTGAGTGGTAGCGATAgctcagaggaagaggaagacttGGGGGCCAGGCTGAAGACTCCTGGGGAGATGAGCTACAGTCCTGCCTACAG GTGTTGGTACAAAGGAGAAATTTTggacctggaggaggagggtCTGTGGCGGGAACTCCTGGATAGTGGAAAGATTTGGATTTCTGTCTGTCGCCG ATCATGCATGCGTTCACCAACATCAAGAAGGGCGTCCGCTTTGTGTTGTTTGACCACAGTGTCGAGGGCTATGATTCGTGGCCTGAGCAGTGTGGAGTCTGCAGGCCCCAATCCAGTGTCATTGTACGGATCCGTCCCTAGGCTGTCCCTGTAA
- the LOC112580119 gene encoding F-box only protein 27-like, with amino-acid sequence MPRCRVELSQGSVRPRRELAAWDCGATAAWPGEDDLWASGRLPTRVPAPDREPKDVLDLNRLPNELLQDVLSYLPPSTLLGQSRQVCRRWVVDGWDLWRSILPWKHPDLWPVIRPCLPPTDDPGALYPGPLLRAQTHRTQPPLGLSELSWPRWTTNLGTSLFYLTCGFQKHSLVMHCMMEGTYRGIPEVFSPFCHSPGNKWFLKKKVLDLEEEGLWPELLDSGKIEISVSAW; translated from the exons ATGCCGAGATGCAGGGTGGAACTCAGTCAGGGCTCTGTGCGGCCCCGGAGGGAGCTGGCTGCCTGGGACTGTGGTGCAA CGGCAGCCTGGCCTGGCGAGGACGACCTGTGGGCCTCTGGGCGcctgcccaccagggtccccgctCCGGACCGCGAACCCAAGGATGTGCTGGACCTGAACCGACTGCCCAACGAGCTGCTCCAGGATGTGCTGAGCTACCTGCCCCCAAGCACGCTGCTCGGGCAATCCCGCCAGGTGTGCCGGCGCTGGGTGGTGGACGGCTGGGACCTGTGGCGGAGCATCCTGCCCTGGAAACACCCCGACCTGTGGCCCGTCATCCGACCCTGCCTGCCCCCTACTGACGACCCCGGGGCCCTGTATCCTGGGCCGCTTCTGCGAGCGCAGACCCATAGGACGCAACCTCCTCTGGGACTCTCAGAGCTCTCGTGGCCTAG GTGGACCACGAACCTGGGCACAAGTCTTTTTTACTTAACATGTGGCTTCCAAAAACATAGCTTAGTGATGCACTGCATGATGGAGGGAACCTATAGAGGCATTCCTGAAGTCTTTTCTCCGTTCTGCCACAGTCCTGGTAACAA GTGGTTTCTAAAGAAGAAAGTATTGGACCTAGAGGAAGAGGGCCTATGGCCAGAACTCCTGGATAGTGGAAAGATTGAGATTTCTGTCTCTGCCTGGTGA
- the LOC102396420 gene encoding F-box only protein 27-like isoform X2 encodes MQAAAAGPDEETMGASTSWGLPARVPAPHREPQEAPGPNQLPIEMLRKVLSYLPPSTLLRHCRPVCRRWRDVVDGWDLWRSILPWKHPDLWPVISTCLPPADDPGPCILGRFCERRPIGRKLTANPPGKDLWNCMVLSGSDSSEEEEDLGARLKTPGEMSYSPAYRCWYKGEILDLEEEGLWRELLDSGKIWISVCRRWTEQQGSDRMYQLVVKLLDANYAILHYFFHKRFPVRPRTGSFSFRIMHAFTNIKKGVRFVLFDHSVEGYDSWPEQCGVCRPQSSVIVRIRP; translated from the exons ATGCAGG cagcagccgcggGGCCTGACGAGGAGACCATGGGCGCCTCAACCTCCTGGGGCCTGCCCGCCCGCGTCCCAGCTCCGCACCGCGAGCCACAGGAGGCTCCAGGCCCGAACCAACTGCCCATCGAGATGCTCCGGAAGGTGCTGAGCTACCTGCCTCCAAGCACGCTGCTCCGGCACTGCCGCCCGGTGTGCCGGCGCTGGCGAGACGTGGTGGACGGCTGGGACCTGTGGCGGAGCATCCTGCCTTGGAAACACCCCGACCTTTGGCCCGTCATCAGCACCTGCCTGCCCCCTGCTGACGACCCCGGGCCCTGCATCCTGGGCCGCTTCTGCGAGCGCAGACCCATAGGACGCAAGCTCACCGCGAACCCCCCGGGCAAAG ACCTCTGGAACTGTATGGTGCTGAGTGGTAGCGATAgctcagaggaagaggaagacttGGGGGCCAGGCTGAAGACTCCTGGGGAGATGAGCTACAGTCCTGCCTACAG GTGTTGGTACAAAGGAGAAATTTTggacctggaggaggagggtCTGTGGCGGGAACTCCTGGATAGTGGAAAGATTTGGATTTCTGTCTGTCGCCG CTGGACAGAACAACAAGGCAGTGACCGGATGTATCAGCTAGTCGTCAAGCTTCTAGATGCCAACTATGCCATCTTGCATTATTTCTTCCATAAACGTTTTCCCGTCCGGCCACGGACAGGCAGTTTCTCCTTTCGG ATCATGCATGCGTTCACCAACATCAAGAAGGGCGTCCGCTTTGTGTTGTTTGACCACAGTGTCGAGGGCTATGATTCGTGGCCTGAGCAGTGTGGAGTCTGCAGGCCCCAATCCAGTGTCATTGTACGGATCCGTCCCTAG